One Dehalococcoidia bacterium genomic window carries:
- the amrB gene encoding AmmeMemoRadiSam system protein B, which produces DGVTEGPEAALRPRLRPLDIRRLGDVLVLRDPLGLCPQELLVPAHLAPLLGLLDGTRDLTAVQASFQLLTGRYVSLSQLEELVVRLDASLLLDTPSFQEAYQRALEEFRSAPFRPPALADQVYPGDVQALSQALDGYLQAAPPPEEAANAVGIISPHIDYGRGWRVYAQVWGAARRAILEAELVIALGTDHAGGPGAITLTRQSYATPYGVLPTYSTAVEELAEALGEEAFVQELHHRREHSLELALVWLHHLRGGRPVPVVPVLCGSFAPYVEGELEAASDAKLEMTLRILASHMQGKRALVVAAADLSHVGPTFGDPFPWGLMERAHLRGADGKLLAAMEAVDAAAFLGEVRACRDRYRICGLPPIYMALRLLAGHRGRVLAYEQCPADPQGGSLVSIAGALIL; this is translated from the coding sequence GTGATGGGGTGACAGAGGGTCCGGAGGCCGCGCTCCGCCCGCGCCTGCGTCCTCTGGACATACGCCGCCTGGGGGATGTGCTGGTGCTGCGCGACCCCTTAGGACTCTGCCCCCAGGAGCTCCTGGTGCCTGCCCATCTCGCCCCTCTGCTGGGCCTCCTGGACGGCACCCGCGACCTGACGGCCGTCCAGGCCTCCTTCCAGCTCCTCACAGGCCGATACGTGAGCCTCTCCCAGCTGGAGGAGCTAGTGGTCCGCTTAGATGCCTCCTTGCTCCTGGACACCCCCTCCTTCCAGGAGGCCTACCAGAGGGCCCTAGAGGAGTTCCGCTCTGCCCCTTTCCGCCCGCCAGCCCTGGCCGACCAAGTCTATCCCGGCGATGTCCAAGCCCTCTCGCAAGCGCTGGATGGCTACCTGCAGGCCGCACCACCCCCTGAGGAGGCAGCCAACGCGGTGGGTATCATAAGCCCCCACATCGACTATGGGCGGGGCTGGCGAGTTTACGCCCAGGTCTGGGGGGCGGCCAGGCGGGCCATCCTGGAGGCGGAGCTGGTCATCGCCCTGGGCACCGACCACGCCGGGGGACCGGGGGCCATCACCCTCACCCGCCAAAGCTATGCTACCCCATATGGCGTCCTGCCTACATATTCTACGGCGGTGGAAGAGCTGGCGGAGGCCCTAGGGGAGGAGGCCTTCGTCCAGGAGCTCCACCATCGGCGCGAGCACTCCTTGGAGTTGGCCCTAGTATGGCTCCATCACCTGCGTGGGGGACGTCCTGTGCCTGTGGTCCCTGTGCTGTGCGGCTCCTTCGCCCCCTACGTGGAGGGGGAGTTGGAGGCTGCCAGCGACGCAAAGCTCGAGATGACGCTGAGGATCTTAGCCTCCCATATGCAGGGCAAGAGGGCCTTGGTGGTGGCCGCCGCCGACCTCTCCCACGTTGGTCCCACCTTCGGCGACCCCTTCCCCTGGGGCCTGATGGAGCGTGCCCATCTGCGAGGCGCCGATGGCAAGCTCCTGGCAGCCATGGAGGCGGTAGACGCCGCGGCCTTCCTCGGGGAGGTGCGGGCCTGTAGGGATAGGTACCGCATCTGTGGCCTTCCCCCCATCTACATGGCCTTGCGCCTCCTGGCCGGGCACAGGGGGCGCGTCCTGGCCTACGAGCAGTGCCCTGCCGACCCCCAAGGTGGCTCCCTGGTCTCCATCGCTGGCGCCCTGATCCTCTAG
- a CDS encoding class I SAM-dependent methyltransferase has product MPDDEGLALYRAGREAAALGPLLEVGTYVGKSTIYLGAAAQEMGTVLFTIDHHRGSEEQQPGQPYFDPRFVDEFGQVDTLPAFRRTMALAGLEETVIAIVGRSATVAAYWRTPLAMVFIDGSHTEENAQADYEGWAPHIVVGGLLAIHDVFPDPSQGGQAPYHVYLRALASGAFKDYLCQGSLRVLRRVGHGI; this is encoded by the coding sequence ATGCCCGATGATGAAGGGCTGGCCCTTTACCGGGCGGGGAGGGAGGCGGCAGCCCTTGGGCCTCTGCTGGAGGTGGGCACATATGTGGGCAAGTCCACCATATACCTGGGGGCGGCGGCCCAGGAGATGGGCACCGTCCTTTTCACCATCGACCACCACCGCGGTTCAGAGGAGCAACAGCCGGGCCAACCCTACTTCGACCCCCGTTTCGTGGACGAGTTCGGGCAGGTGGACACTTTGCCCGCCTTTCGCCGCACCATGGCCCTGGCGGGGCTGGAGGAGACGGTCATTGCCATCGTGGGGCGGTCGGCCACGGTGGCCGCCTATTGGCGCACCCCCCTGGCCATGGTCTTCATCGATGGCAGCCACACCGAGGAGAACGCCCAGGCGGACTACGAGGGCTGGGCTCCCCACATCGTCGTGGGTGGCCTCTTGGCCATCCACGATGTCTTCCCCGACCCTTCTCAGGGTGGTCAGGCCCCCTATCACGTCTATCTGCGGGCCCTGGCCTCCGGCGCCTTCAAGGATTACCTCTGCCAAGGCTCTCTACGAGTGCTGAGGCGGGTGGGGCACGGCATCTAG
- a CDS encoding class I SAM-dependent methyltransferase gives MLTVDLRRLGVRRGQWVLDAGCGGGRHAFAAYRLGAKVVALDLDGEAVAQARHILASMDPQEQEDGALFLCLRADLLRLPFPDGLFHRIICAETLEHVPDDAQAMAELVRVLRPGGRLAVTVPRYWPEKVCWALSPPYRRQPGGHVRIYKGHQLAGAFQKLGLRLVGRHHAHALHSPYWWLRCLMGHLQQDGREPLPIRLYHQLLVWDICHPHSPLRWLEEALNPIMGKSLVLYFQKPWRA, from the coding sequence ATGCTCACCGTAGACCTGCGCCGCCTGGGGGTGCGGCGGGGGCAGTGGGTGCTAGACGCCGGTTGTGGGGGAGGGCGCCACGCCTTCGCCGCCTACCGGCTGGGGGCCAAGGTGGTGGCCTTAGACCTGGACGGAGAGGCAGTAGCGCAGGCCCGGCATATCCTCGCCAGCATGGACCCCCAGGAGCAAGAGGATGGTGCCCTGTTCCTCTGCCTGCGTGCCGATCTCTTGCGCCTCCCTTTCCCCGACGGCCTCTTCCACCGTATCATCTGCGCCGAGACCCTGGAGCATGTGCCCGACGATGCCCAGGCCATGGCCGAGCTGGTGCGGGTCCTCCGGCCTGGGGGGAGGCTGGCGGTGACGGTGCCCCGGTATTGGCCGGAGAAGGTGTGCTGGGCCCTCTCGCCCCCTTATCGGCGCCAGCCCGGGGGTCATGTGCGCATATATAAGGGGCACCAACTGGCTGGTGCCTTCCAGAAGCTGGGCCTACGCCTAGTAGGCCGACACCACGCCCATGCCCTACACTCCCCCTACTGGTGGCTGCGATGCCTTATGGGCCACCTGCAACAGGATGGCCGGGAGCCCCTGCCCATCCGCCTATACCATCAGCTGCTGGTGTGGGACATCTGCCACCCTCATAGCCCCCTGCGGTGGCTGGAGGAGGCCCTTAACCCCATCATGGGCAAGAGCCTGGTGCTCTATTTTCAGAAACCATGGAGAGCCTGA
- a CDS encoding glycosyltransferase family 4 protein has translation MRIALLSYRGNPYCGGQGVYVYYLSRELTRLGHQVVVLAGPPYPRVPEGVPLVRVPSLDLYAGDGLSPRCLRRARGMVDFLEYAMAVSGLYPEPLTFSLRVVRLLQRWPVDVVHDNQSLGFGLLRLKARGLTVVATIHHPIHIDRAFALAAARSRWERWGVGNWYWFLWMQGIVARRLPLLITVSQRACADVVRYMGVDAHKLRVVANGVDAQAFRPLPGVERHPRRLILVNSADMPIKGLQHFYEAVARVAAQRPVEVVVVGEKRPGHLAYLTRYRLDGRVRFLGRLETEDLVREYSKAALAICPSLYEGFGLPAAEAMACGVPVVAFAAGALPEVVGDDGEAGCLVPCYDAEAMARAIVELLDDPERRARMGEAGRQRVLRLFSWERAARETVRVYEEALALRRGPSPCSP, from the coding sequence ATGCGGATAGCGCTGCTCAGCTACCGGGGCAACCCTTACTGCGGGGGCCAGGGCGTATACGTCTACTATCTGTCGCGGGAGCTGACACGCCTAGGCCACCAGGTGGTGGTGCTGGCAGGCCCTCCCTACCCGCGGGTGCCGGAGGGGGTGCCCTTGGTGAGGGTGCCCAGCCTCGACCTTTATGCCGGAGACGGCCTGTCCCCAAGGTGCCTGCGAAGGGCTAGGGGGATGGTCGACTTTCTGGAGTACGCCATGGCGGTGTCCGGCCTCTACCCTGAGCCCCTCACCTTCTCTCTGCGGGTGGTGCGGCTGTTGCAACGGTGGCCCGTGGACGTCGTCCACGATAACCAGAGCCTGGGTTTCGGGCTGTTGCGCCTCAAGGCCCGGGGCCTGACGGTGGTGGCCACCATCCACCACCCCATCCACATCGATCGGGCCTTCGCCTTGGCTGCCGCCCGCTCCCGTTGGGAGCGGTGGGGCGTTGGCAACTGGTACTGGTTCCTATGGATGCAAGGGATAGTAGCCAGACGCCTCCCCTTGCTCATCACCGTCTCTCAACGGGCGTGTGCCGATGTGGTGCGCTACATGGGGGTAGACGCCCACAAGCTACGGGTGGTGGCCAACGGGGTGGACGCCCAAGCCTTCCGCCCTCTGCCAGGGGTGGAGAGACATCCCCGCCGCCTCATCCTGGTTAACAGCGCCGACATGCCTATAAAGGGCCTCCAACACTTCTACGAGGCAGTGGCGCGGGTGGCCGCCCAGAGGCCAGTGGAGGTAGTGGTAGTGGGGGAAAAACGCCCTGGGCACCTGGCCTACCTAACCCGCTATCGTCTCGATGGACGGGTGCGGTTCCTGGGCCGCCTGGAGACGGAGGACTTGGTGCGGGAGTACTCCAAGGCTGCTCTGGCTATATGCCCCTCCCTGTACGAGGGCTTCGGCTTGCCGGCGGCCGAGGCCATGGCCTGTGGGGTGCCGGTGGTGGCCTTCGCTGCCGGTGCCTTGCCCGAGGTGGTGGGGGACGATGGGGAGGCGGGGTGCCTGGTCCCCTGCTACGACGCAGAGGCTATGGCCAGGGCCATCGTGGAGCTTTTAGACGACCCGGAGAGGCGGGCGCGCATGGGCGAGGCCGGCAGGCAGCGGGTCCTCCGCCTCTTCAGCTGGGAGAGGGCGGCCAGGGAGACTGTCCGCGTATATGAAGAGGCCCTGGCTCTGCGCAGGGGGCCGTCGCCATGCTCACCGTAG